In Flammeovirgaceae bacterium, the sequence AGGTGGTGAAACAAATAATTTTTATTGTCCTGATGGCCATGCCGATGGTGGCACTAAAGGCTCAGTTTGTAGTAACGCCTGTATCCAAACCAGCAACAATAAACAATGCTTCACGTAAACAAAGCCTGCCGGCCATGGCCCTACCCTTCTGGGACGACTTTTCCGCCCGCACCAACACCGATACGCTGTGGGAAAGCAATACTACTGTTTGGATTAACACTGATACTGGTATCAATCCGCCAACGGTAGAGGTTTGCAGTTTTGATGGATTAAACGAACTTGGATTACCTTACAACCTTACCGACCCGCAAGCCGTAGGGTACACCGACAGCCTGGTATCAAGAAGAATCAGAATGGCCGATGTGCCGTTAGCCCTTCGAAATACGGTATTTTTCAGTTTTTTTTATCAATGGGGTGGTTATGGCGAGACACCTGATGGAAATGACTTCTTTCTACTCGAGTTTAAAACCAACACCGGAGTTTGGGAAACAATTGTAACCCTCACCTCGAATGACGATGAGCAGCCGGATGTATTCTACGACACACTCATCCGCATAAACCAGGACAGGTTTTTTCATAATGATTTTCAGTTTCGCTTTCGTTCGTTCGGCAGGCAATCAGGCCGGTACGATACCTGGCATATTGATTATGTGTATATAAATGTTAACCGAACGGAAACAAACAAATTTTATCCCGATCGGGCTGTATTTAAACACATCAGCAGTCCGCTTGGGCCATTCTATGCCATACCCTATAAGCATTTTACCGACCCGGTAACCAATCCGGCATTTACCAATCCTTCCGTTGGGTTGTATAACCTCTCGGCTATAAACCAACCCATGAACTTTGATTCGTTCTTTAAACTACAGGTTTACGAAAATGGTACATCTATTATAACAAATAGCCCGTTGAGTGATTCCGTACCTTCTTCGCTGGCCAGTCTTGAACGTAAATTCTTTTCACTTCCCGATCTTCCGCCAAAAACCTTGTTTAATTTATCAGCTGATTCCGCCTTTTTAAAAGTATACCTCCGTGTTAACACGCGCGATACACTGGTAAAAAAACCCGACTTTCAGCTAAACGATTCCAGTTTTACAGAAACCGTTTTTAAAGATTACTATGCCTATGATGACGGAACTGCCGAATATGCCGCAGGCCTTACTCAGGCAGGTAACATGGCTGCCTGCAGGTTTGTGCTTAAAACAGCAGGCCAGGATACCCTCAATGGCGGATATATTCACTATCCATATACGGGTTCGGCCAGTCCAAATATTGTAACCTTAATGATATGGGCAAATAGAAACGGTAAACCCGGTACACTGCTTACCGAACAAACCATTCCGGTAAGGCGCGAACCCAACAGTAAATTCACATCATTTACGCTAAATCCTGCTGTAATTGTAAAAGACACCGTATTTATCGGCTGGGTTCAGGGCAATGCCGGGCTGGTCCGAATCGGGCTTGATACCAGCCACAATACGGGTGATCAGATTTATGTGAATACCAACGGAACCTGGGTGCAGAATGACCTGGTTATCGGCAGCCTGATGATACGACCACGTTTCGGAACCGGTGAAATTGTTACGAGTTTACCAGAAGAAAAGCAACCCATTGTTGACCTATACCCCAATCCAAGCTCAGGAGAATTTTACCTTAGGGGCGATGTAAGTGCCATTGAAGTTTTATCGGTAACCGGGCAACGCATTGAAATAGAAACTGAACAAGTCAATTCAGAAACATTGATTCGGATACTAACGCCTCAAACAGGTCTTTACCTGGTACGTTACCGGGCGGGAAATTTTATGCAAGCAAAAAAAGTACTCATTACCCACTAAGTTTTACTTCAGTTCTATTGGATTGGGGCTGAAACTGACAATAAAAATAATCAGCGCAATCCAGCCCAGTACCTGCCGGTTGGCATCAAGCGGTTCTTCAATTTCAGAGGGCGGATGTTGTACGCCAATAAAACGACCCAGCACAAAGCCAAACACCAGCCAGCCCGAATAGCCCTGAATAGTTGGAAAACTCCAGCTTAGCAGAAACTGCAGTGCAAAAACAACAAGCGCATACATAAGCGTATCGCGCCAGGGCAAGGCCAACCCGGTAAAACACAGATAAAGAAATATCACATACGCAGGTACATAAATAATCAGGTCGTTTAAAGGTTGGCCGGGGTGTACCAGGCCCAACCCTGCATAAAACATAAAGGCGATGAAAAAAGCAGAGGCAATCAACCGGTGCCACCTGTAACCAACCAATCCGTAAAGTACATGGCCGCCATCCAACTGGCCGATGGGTAATAAATTAAGACTTGTAAAAATCAATGCAAGAAAACCGGCAAAGAGGTACGGGTAGTGCATTATCTCGTGCGGGTTAGGCATGCGTTCAGGATCGGCCACAACCGTTTCGAAAAATGTAAACAACAGGTTTTTACCGATAACCACATCCAGTATCTGTTCGTTGGGTTCGTAAACATGCTCGGCATAATTCAATCCGTATTGTTCATATTCCGGGTGAATCTGAAAAATGTATTCGGCAGGCGGCAGATTAGTAAAACCATAGAACAATACAAACAGCGCCATAATAAAACCTGCCAGCGGCCCGGCAATACCAATATCGAAGTTGATGCGCATGGAAGGAACTTTACTACGCAAGCGTATGATGGCACCCATGGTGCCAATGGACAATGGAAATGGCGGTATCGGAATATAATATGGAAGGCTGGAGTCGATACGGTTTATCCGGGCCGTAAAATAATGACCAAATTCATGCACTGTAAGAATTAGCAGAAACGGAACAGAAAAGTGCATGCCGCTTAAAAAATCCTGCCAGGTAAACTCAACGTAAATGGATTTGCCATACGTCCACTCTGCTCCGGCAATGGTAGTGGTAATAAAAGTAGTCAGGAATAGGAGTACCTGGATTAGGCGGATGCGGGTTTCTCTGTTCATAAAACAAAAGGACTCATTATTCTGAGTCCTCGATGGTGGTGGGCCCAGCAGGGCACGATCCTGCGACCCCCTGATTATGAGTCAGGTGCTCTAACCAGCTGAGCTATGGGCCCTGAAACGGGAGTGCAATTTTAGCTATAAGACCAATAAATACCAATCTGAATATGTTGATTTCAGCTTCAAGCAATTCCGATCCCGCTTTAAAATCCCGAGATTCACTTAATCACATGTACCCAACTTTTGCAGGTAGCGTAATCACCCACCTTCACTTCGTAAAAGTAAATGCCGCTGTCTAAATCTTTTGCAGCCCAGGTATTCCGGTAGTCATTCGACTCGTAAACTTTCCTTCCCCATCGATTAAATACTTTCAGCCGAACCGGTATATCAAAATCAGCAGGCGATTGAAGGGCCTCGCCATATTGAACAAAAAACGTATCGTTATCTCCAGGGGTATCTTCCGGAGTAATTACATTGGGAACTTTTAGTGTAAAGATGGGTACGGTAACAACCTGCTCGTACACACAGGTTTCTTTCACACCTACCAGCTTTACCCCGTAAAAGCCATCGAAATCGTAAGCATGATTTGCGGTAGGCTGGTCGGAAGTAAACCCATCGCCAAAATCAAAAAAATAAGTTTCACCGGGTTGTTGATTGGTATTGTTAGTTAGCCGGATAGCCGGCCTTGAAAAACAGTTGGTAATAAACTCGTATTGCATCTTCAGGTCAATACCGGGAACCACATTAATTTGCACAGTATCCTTTTTTACGCAACCCTCGGCATCGGTAATTGTAACGATATACAATGTTGTATCCTCCGGATTAATAAAAGGCCGTTGCAGATTGGATTGGAAAGTACTGTCTTTGCTAATCCACTGGTATTGAACCCCGCCCGAGGCATCGAGCTGGTAATTGGTGTACTGGCAAATAGTGGTATCGTC encodes:
- a CDS encoding T9SS type A sorting domain-containing protein, which encodes MKQIIFIVLMAMPMVALKAQFVVTPVSKPATINNASRKQSLPAMALPFWDDFSARTNTDTLWESNTTVWINTDTGINPPTVEVCSFDGLNELGLPYNLTDPQAVGYTDSLVSRRIRMADVPLALRNTVFFSFFYQWGGYGETPDGNDFFLLEFKTNTGVWETIVTLTSNDDEQPDVFYDTLIRINQDRFFHNDFQFRFRSFGRQSGRYDTWHIDYVYINVNRTETNKFYPDRAVFKHISSPLGPFYAIPYKHFTDPVTNPAFTNPSVGLYNLSAINQPMNFDSFFKLQVYENGTSIITNSPLSDSVPSSLASLERKFFSLPDLPPKTLFNLSADSAFLKVYLRVNTRDTLVKKPDFQLNDSSFTETVFKDYYAYDDGTAEYAAGLTQAGNMAACRFVLKTAGQDTLNGGYIHYPYTGSASPNIVTLMIWANRNGKPGTLLTEQTIPVRREPNSKFTSFTLNPAVIVKDTVFIGWVQGNAGLVRIGLDTSHNTGDQIYVNTNGTWVQNDLVIGSLMIRPRFGTGEIVTSLPEEKQPIVDLYPNPSSGEFYLRGDVSAIEVLSVTGQRIEIETEQVNSETLIRILTPQTGLYLVRYRAGNFMQAKKVLITH
- a CDS encoding site-2 protease family protein, with product MNRETRIRLIQVLLFLTTFITTTIAGAEWTYGKSIYVEFTWQDFLSGMHFSVPFLLILTVHEFGHYFTARINRIDSSLPYYIPIPPFPLSIGTMGAIIRLRSKVPSMRINFDIGIAGPLAGFIMALFVLFYGFTNLPPAEYIFQIHPEYEQYGLNYAEHVYEPNEQILDVVIGKNLLFTFFETVVADPERMPNPHEIMHYPYLFAGFLALIFTSLNLLPIGQLDGGHVLYGLVGYRWHRLIASAFFIAFMFYAGLGLVHPGQPLNDLIIYVPAYVIFLYLCFTGLALPWRDTLMYALVVFALQFLLSWSFPTIQGYSGWLVFGFVLGRFIGVQHPPSEIEEPLDANRQVLGWIALIIFIVSFSPNPIELK